DNA from Thioclava sp. GXIMD2076:
GAGACCGAGCCCGTGACGCCCATCGCCACCAGAATGCGGTTCTTGGCCGCCGTGGCGATCATCTGTTTGAGCCAGGATTTGAACATATCGCCAATGCTCCCCAAAGTGGTCCGGAACCCCGTGAAGAGCCCGTCGACCAGCGTGTCAGTCAGTTCGCCCACCAGCGGCAGGCTATCGGCCAGATCGGCATTGAGCTGCGCCATGGCCTTCTGGACTTCCTCGGGCGTGAGGAGTCCTTCCTTCGCCAGAGTGTTGAGTTCGCCCAGCTCGCGGCGATAGCGGTTCATCGGATCGATCAGATCGCGCCAGCGCTCGGCCTCTTTCGCCTGCGCCTTCTCGAGCTTTTGCGCGGCCTTCAGCCCCGCCGTGCCCGCTTTGGTCGAGGCCTTTTGCGCGGCCGTCACCTGATCGAGCGTCGCGAGCTTGTCGGACATGGTTTTGATCTGCGCCTGATCGATGGCAAGCCGCGCATCGGCGGCCAAAGCATCCTCGCCCGCGGCCACCGCCGCATCGCGCCGCGCCTGAGCTTCCAGCTCGAGCCCCGCGATCCGCGTGGCATTGGCCACATTCTGCCTGTTCCGCGTGGCCTCGATCTGTACATCGAGCGTTCTGATCTGCGCATCGAGATTGGCCGAGAAGCCGGTCGCCGCCGCCATGGCCGAGGCCAGACGCTGCGCGGCATCGGCGGCACTATTGAGGCCCACCGGCAGATTGGCCGCAATCTTCTCCGCCTGATCAGCATAGCCCGCAAGCCGCAGCGCCTCGATCGCCGTTTGCGCTGCCGCCGAGGCCGCCTCCTGAAGGTCAGGCGGAATGCGGCCCGCGCTATCCTTCACCGACATCAGCACCTGTGTCAGGTCCTTCGCCCCTGCCGCCACCTGATCGACATCGCCCGAATTGATCTTGGCCAGCGCATCGGCCACGCCGCGCGCCTCGACAATCGTCAGCCCGAACTGGCTCTGCAGCTGGCGAATGCTGGTCTGCGCCATGGTCAGGAAATCCTCACGCAGCGCGCCGCCCGCCTGACGTGTCGCGGCATCGAACTGGTCGACCTGCACCACCAGATCGGCAAAGCGGGTGCGCAGGGACTCGGTCGAGGCATCGAGATCATTCATCGCCTTCAGCTGCGCCAGATCCAGCATCGCGAGGTTCATCTCGCGCGCGGCTTCGGCATTGAGCCCGAACTCCTTGCGCAAAGCGGCCATCGGGATCGCTGCCACATCGAGGGCAGACCGCAGATCGCCGAGCGAGCCTTCGAGATCATCGACCGCCTCGCCCATATCCTTGGCCTTGCGGCCAAAATCGCCAAGCATCGGCAGCACCACAGCACCCACCGCCACCAGCGTCCCCAGAGCCGAGCCTATCATCGCCAGCTTCCCCGAGAAGCCCAAAGCGCCCAGAAGCTGCGGCGCCTGCATCGCAAAAGCCCGCATCACATCGGTGCCGCCTGCGATCTGCACGAAGAAGTCCTGCACCTGGAAGGAGGCATTGGAAAACGCCGAGGACATCCGCCCCGAGATCCCGCCCGTGCGCTGCATCACGCCGCTTGTGGCCGAGAGCTGCTCGCCCAGAAGCCGCAGCGTATTGGCCCGCGCGCGGTCATCGACCACCCCCGCGGCTTGGGCGGCATTGAGCACCTCCACCGCCTGCTTATAACGCTGCGAGGTAGCATAGAGCGGGTCGACCGAGGCCCGCAGGTTCTCGTAGCTGCGCGCGGCATTTTGCGCCGTGCGCGCGGCTTCCGCCTGCGCCGCCTCGCCCGCCCGTGCCGCCTGTGCTGCCCGATCGGACGCCGAGGCCACGCCGAGATATTTGGCCGCCGCCTGCTCGAGCACCTGATTGGCCGCGCGCTGGCTCGCCACTCCGCTCTCCACAAACCCCGCCACCTGACGCTGCACATCCGCATAACGCTGGCTCGCGGCAAAGGCCGGATCGATCGAGGCGCGCAGCTGGTCAAACGACCGCGCCGCCTTCACCTCCACCGAATTGCGCACCCCCGCCCAGGCCTGATTGATATTGCCCGCCATCTTCTGCGCCTCGGCACTCGCCGCCCGCGCCCCCGACTGGAACTGGCTCAGGTCCAGCCCGAGCCTCGCCTGCATCGCACCCATCTGGCCCATCGCCATGGCACACCTCTTTTGAATGGAAAAAGGGGCAGACCGTGAGGTCCGCCCCTTGGGGTTGGTTGGGATAGTCCCGAAAGCCCGCCTGCCTGAATTCCGGCAGACGGGCCTGTTTCCCGAGCGCAATCCAAAGGTAGGAAATATAGCTAAGGCTATGAATATGCTGTTTTATCAGCCGAATGGCCATTTTCGCTCGATCCGCGGTTGACAGCTCGCGCCCCTGCCGCCAATTGGGAGGCATCGGGGAGTAGCGACCGCGCGAGCGGAGGCACGTCAACATTCTCGCGGCGATACCGCGTGGCGTGTCTGATCCATCGGGATTTTGCGAGACCGTGGCGATCGGACTCTGCGGGCGGGGTCTGTCCTTCGCCCGGCAAGCCCTTGAGGATCACCTGATGTCACCTTTCTCGATCGGCGCTCTCGCCCTGACAATGTCTCTCGACGCCTTCATCGCGTCACTCGGTAAGGGCACGGCCACCGCACGCCCGAACTTCGCCGCAACCCTGCGCACCGGTGCAGTTTTCGGCATCGTGGAAGCCATCACCCCGCTAATCGGCTGGGCGGCAGGCATGGCCGCGTCGCGCTATGTGCAAGCGGTCGATCACTGGATCGCGTTCACGCTGCTTGCCGGCGTCGGCATCCATATGGCCCTGCAGGCATGGACCCGTGACGCCGAGGAGGATGCGGGGCCCGTCTCCTTCTGGGCGACCCTCGTCACCGCGATCGGCACCTCGATCGACGCGATGGCCGTTGGTGTGTCCCTCGCCTTCCTGCAGGTGAATATCGTGATCATCGCGCTGGCCATCGGCTGCACCACCATGGTCATGAGCTCGACTGGCCTGCTGGTCGGACGCTATATCGGCGCCCGCTTCGGCCGCATCGCCGAAACGCTGGGCGGTGTGGTACTGGTCGCCATCGGCGGCATGATCCTCTGGGAGCATCTGACGCAAGCGGGGTAAACTGTTCTAAATCGCGCATCCTCCCACGGCCAACGGATCCTCCCCCGCCTGGCGTGCCGCAAAATACCCCGCACACATCTCGAACAGCAGCTCCGCCTCCCACCCTTCGGTGATCCGCCCCGTGGCCTGCATGAAGGCGCTGATCTCGGGCCAGTCGGTGGCGCGCAGATCGAGGCCGGTGGAGCGGACCGGATCGAGGCGGATCATCGCCTCGACCAGATAGCTGCCGGCATCGAGTTCGGGCAGCCCCAAAGGCCGCCCCATGCGCTCGGCAAAGGCCAGCCGGGTCTCGCTCCACGATCTCGGCGTGGAATGGAGATGGCCCAGCTGGCGGGCATAGGCGATCAGCGCGCGTTTGCGTTTCCCAGGTAACTCTCGCGTTTCGAGGCAAAGGCCAGCACCTGCTCGGCAAAGCTCTTTTCGCCTTCCTGGCCGTTGATCATCTGCAGGTTCAGGAACCAGCGCAGATCGTCCTCGGAGGTGGTCAGTGCCGCCTCGCCACGCGCGATATTCTCGAAGCCGGTGATCAGCGGCACCGCGCCATCCACCATCTGGGCGTGGAGATCCTCGAGCGTGCGGGCCTCCTCGCTTTCCTTTTTGGGTTTGTCCTTCAGCTTGGCGCGTTGGACGGCGCGCAGGGCCGATTGCACGGCACGGCTCTCGGTGCCGCGCACCAGCACCACGCAGGGCTTGCTCCGCGCCTCATCGGCAAAGAGCTCCTCGCCCGAGGCGGGGTCTTTCAGATGCAGGCGGGCGGGTTTGTCTGCGGCCGAGCGGCTGTCGAATTTGGTGAAGTCCATGGGGTTTATCCTTCTGGGTTCGGGTTCAAGCAAAAGAGCGGCTGCGGGTGAACCACGCCCGCAACCGCCCTGCTCCGGCGGCAACCCTCAGGCGCCGGAGATCTCTGTCTGTTGGCTTAGGCCGCGACCCGCACCAGCGCCGAGTTGATGCGGAACTGGCCGGTCATGCCCTTGGCGGTGGAGGCCGTGCGCGAACGGTCGCGGATATTGGCGACCTTGGTATGGAAGTAGATCACCTCGCCATCGGGATCGGTGATCTTCACCGAGACATCCTCATTGGTGTTCGACTTGGCCATCAGGATCTCCTGACCCGCATCCGTGTCGCCGGTCAGCAGGAAGGTGAAGTCACAAGTGCCGCCATCGAGCGCGCCGTTGACGTGCAGCGTGCGACCCTTGAGCGTGGTCTCGGTGGTATCTTCCGAGGTGTCGCCGATCTCGCCGAACTCGGTGATCTCGCCCACTTCGGCAAAACCGGTGAGCGCGCCAAAGCCTGCCGCATCGAGCGTCGCGGGTTTGCCTTCGGCCACTTCAACAGTGGCCCCGATATAGGTGCGTTGGGTCATGGCTTAGCCTTTCTTCTCGGACGTCGCGGCGGGTTTGGTCTCCGCCGCGATAGTGATCGCACCCGAGCGGATACGCCCGCCCAGCACGTTTCGGTTGTCGATCAGATCGAGCACCGCTTGCGGCAGCTCGGTCTCTTTGCCTGCGGGCAGGGTATGACCGCTCGGCAGGGTCAGATCGCTCGACCCGGTATTCTTGACCTTCGGCATCGCGAAGCTCCTTTGCTGTGAAGAACGATCCCCGCGCCTTACCGGCGCAGGGGTTTGAGATATTGGAGCGTAAAACTGATGACGGCGGTGCCGATCACCGCCTCGCCCTCGCCATTGAGCGTGGTGGTGACCTCCTCGGGCGTGAGGGTGATCCGCTCGGTGCCGAAGGCCCCCATCACCGCCGCCTCGATCGCCTCGGCATCGCGGTCGAGCTGGTCCTCGATCTCCGCGCCGCCCAAGCGCTTGATCACCACCTGCAGGAGCACCTCGCGCTCGAACGACGCCAGTGTGCCCGCCCGCCCCCGCTCGCGCGGGGTGGCCACACCCATCACCGGCAGGTCATTGGCGGAGAAGTTCCCCGCCCAGGCCGAGACCAATGTAACGCCCGCGAGGTCTGCGGAGGCCGCTAGCGCCTCATGCGCGAGGCGGCGGAACTGCGTCCGGCTCATGCACGCACCTTGGAGAGCTCGCAGATCAGGAAGGCATCGGCGGCGGGCGAGCCCGAGGGGCGGATCAGCGCGATGGTATAGAGATCACCCGTCTGCGGGTCGATCCGGTCCCCCTTGGCGAGATCCGGCACCAGATCCCGCCGCACCCGCCAGGTGGGCGCCATGATGGTGATCGGGTGGCCGTCCTGATCCTCGGCCTTGATCGGCTCCGCGCGGAAGATCGACTGGATCTCGCGCGATGCCCTACCCTTGGGGGTGTAGGTAACCGGCTCGCCCAGAAGGTCGGAACAGATATCCGCCATCCCCGTCAGGAAGTAACTCACCGGATCGTGCCATCGAGGAGGCCGAAGACCACGGCACTGCCCGCCGTGGCATCCGTCAGGGCGGCGCCCACCAGCGGCTTCTCCGCCCCCTCGGCCCCGATCTCGGTGGTCAGCACTTTCGCTTCCGCATCCCAGTAAAGCGCAGCCCCCGCCGCGATTGCGAGCGCCGCGGGCTTGGGCAGATTACAGGCGATCTGGCGGGTGATCTCCACCTCCTGGCCTTCGGCTGCGGCATAGCCCGTCAGGCCGAAGAGCACGCCCACCCTCACCGGCTCGGACGCCGTCACATCATAGGGGGCAATCACAGCGACACTGTCGCCCTTGTGGTAATAGCCTTTCATGGCTGTCTCCTTTGGTCAGAGGTCAAACGACAAAGAGCGCCACAAGGGGCGCTCTTCTGTCAGGTCATCGGTCTTTGCCTGCCCGCTTACTGGCCGGGATTGCGGTAGGCCCCGCGATAGTTCACGGCGCCCGCGCCAAAATCATGCTCGAGCGTCATGCGCATGCCCTGCGTGCCGAAGGGCTCGTCCACCCGCACCCGCGGGGCTTTGCGCCCGCGCAGATAGCCATGTTTGAACGAATGGCTGCGCTTTGACGGATCGACCAGCAGATACCATTCCTTGCCCTCGATCGCCTCGACCACCACCGGGCGCAGCTTGCCTGCGAACGGGTTGGTATCGGTGGCTTTGGTGGGCTGCACGTTCTGCGCCATATACTGCTCGGCCAGCGTCTCGTTCTCGGGCCCGACCAGCAGGATCGCGGGCGCATTCATCGTGATCACCCGCTTGCCATCGGCGGCCTTCATCTGGCGCAGCGCCTTGCGCCCTGCCGAGATCGCATTGACCGAGATCGCCGCCGCCGTGCCGAGATTGCCATGATCGGCATGGAAGACCTCCTTGCCATCGCGCAGCTTGGGGTTCGACAGGAAGATCTGCCAGAAGAGGCTCTCCTCGAACTCGGGCACGATCGCGCCGGCATTGTCGATCACCCCTTGGATCGCGCCCATATCGTCATTGACCAGCGCATGGCGCGAGATCGCGAGCCCCGTGGCATAGGAGCCGAGCGCCAACGTCTCGGAGCTGTCGCCGATCGAGCCGAACTTGATCTCGCCCGTCTCATTGACCTTCTGCAGCGTCGGGAACTCGTCGGGGCGCACCACGCTATGCTCGCGGAAGTCGTTGAACTCCATCTCGCGCGAGAGCGCCGTGAAGGTGCCCCCGACAAGATCATAGCCCTGCTCGA
Protein-coding regions in this window:
- a CDS encoding manganese efflux pump MntP family protein encodes the protein MSPFSIGALALTMSLDAFIASLGKGTATARPNFAATLRTGAVFGIVEAITPLIGWAAGMAASRYVQAVDHWIAFTLLAGVGIHMALQAWTRDAEEDAGPVSFWATLVTAIGTSIDAMAVGVSLAFLQVNIVIIALAIGCTTMVMSSTGLLVGRYIGARFGRIAETLGGVVLVAIGGMILWEHLTQAG
- a CDS encoding capsid cement protein — translated: MKGYYHKGDSVAVIAPYDVTASEPVRVGVLFGLTGYAAAEGQEVEITRQIACNLPKPAALAIAAGAALYWDAEAKVLTTEIGAEGAEKPLVGAALTDATAGSAVVFGLLDGTIR